In Miscanthus floridulus cultivar M001 chromosome 5, ASM1932011v1, whole genome shotgun sequence, one genomic interval encodes:
- the LOC136454586 gene encoding uncharacterized protein: MGAEKISESNEQTTVPDSLEGMVGTTIRPPSPKVVPPAAMEEDKVEEIMRDEPRPQAVWILRKRGEEIVIVEEEDTTKEFKRLETSLTGVMKQIKEISRVAEQRRQLIKRMEPLATENEKLKEARNLSEKNIQRAQRERDLAESNVRDLEYQKGVLTEKLAAASEQVRSQSEQLAAISDQLKCASERLERKKQDAELSQMRQTIDQLRQEKAKEAERATKLVEELKDYRHKAKAQFDVLMQEAKHNGRRQHPDTVIQRCKATWENFKTFNRDAITTVATHVLAVVWSHYPTINLQSIEGGFAEGLSNVETQQLEDEVEDAAKMLASDIDLFGEMDGDGRAH; the protein is encoded by the exons ATGGGGGCGGAAAAGATCTCAGAGTCAAATGAACAGACGACAGTCCCCGATTCTCTAGAGGGCATGGTCGGAACTACTATCCGACCACCGAGCCCCAAGGTGGTCCCTCCGGCTGCGATggaagaggacaaggtggaggagatcatgcgcGATGAACCTCGACCTCAAGCAGTCTGGATCCTCCGAAAGCGCGGTGAAGAAATAGTTAttgttgaagaggaggacaccaccaaggagttcaAGAGATTGGAGACTTCCCTTACTGGTgtgatgaaacagatcaag gaaatatctcgagttgccgagcagcgccgccagctaataaagcgaatggagccccttgcaacggagaacgaaaaactcaaagaggccagaAACCTCTCGGAGAAGAATATCCAGCGAGCCCAACGCGaacgagaccttgctgagtccaacgtgcgggacctagaataccaaaagggggtcctTACCGAAAAGCTGGCGGCTGCGTCCGAGCAAGTGCGGAGCCAGTCCGAGCAGTTGGCCGCTATCTCCGACCAACTAAAATGTGCTTCGGAGCGGCTGGAGAGGAAAA agcaagatgctgaGCTCAGCCAGATGCGCCAGACCATCGATCAACTTCGCCAGGAAAAAGCAAAGGAAGCAGAGCGGGCGACCAAACTTgttgaggagctgaaag AttatcgtcataaagccaaggcacaaTTCGACGTGCTGATGCAGGAGGCCAAG CACAACGGCCGGCGGCAACACCCTGACAccgtcatccagaggtgcaaggcaacatgggaaaacttcaaaaccttcaaccgcgatgccattactaccgtcgctacccatgtccttgCGGTTGTTTGGTCCCATTATCCGACCATCAACCTTCAGTCCATAGAGGGTGGGTTCGCAGAAGGGCTGAGCAACgtggagacccagcagctggaggatgaagtggaggatgcAGCAAAAATGCTGGCCAGCGACATAGATCTATTTGGCGAGATGGATGGTGATGGCAGAGCTCATTAA